A single region of the Sorghum bicolor cultivar BTx623 chromosome 7, Sorghum_bicolor_NCBIv3, whole genome shotgun sequence genome encodes:
- the LOC8075373 gene encoding uncharacterized protein LOC8075373: protein MSGRHAPQLRLAVPPRLSAHPSFRFPSTPLPTPSKARGLPYSSSASPSSSPYAAALLRLLVLHALFLLAPAVRALPSLAHALALSPPLALLSAAALLLLHFAAASRKNHHQPHHPFPGIPALLRPALLLALSILLRLVALRFLPSPGLLVLADSAGSLLARALRRPSRRRVLSVAVAALSLVCISPSPSLILAIPFASGFLSSAEQSAAARHATRTRRARAAAFALAAAFISVPALVGLSLFGGSDAGDAPDGAVSIGPLWWLLLNSAFFGMALGRRQEHGSGGGRPSVDFAMTFLCTLVLELLYYPKLSLPGFLICGFLLWIASRELAPAGYVQLGTEDVSESVFEAVMGPVRHILSERKSRKIAAFLLINTAYMFVEFGSGFMSDSLGLISDACHMLFDCAALAIGLYASYIARLPANGMYNFGRGRFEILSGYVNAVFLVLVGSLIVLESFERILEPREISTSSLLAVSIGGLVVNIIGLVFFHEEHHHAHGGTCSHSHSHSHSHHGHEHHQHHDHEDHKHHDHDHDHHGVNNVKGCCDHHGDDSHRHDHHGNSNSEGIHNNIMDNTCKEKHSHSHGHEHHHHEHSEHCHESRDHAHQNCNSNSIEQQLLDIPLSNISSHDTEGHSSKAGLRPSDSGNRNKSGHRHHIDHNMEGIFLHVLADTMGSVGVVISTLLIKYKGWLIADPICSVFISVMIVSSVLPLLRNSAEILLQRVPRSHEKDLAVALDDVMKIDGVLGVNNVHVWNLTNTDIVGTFHLHVSAEADKSSIRSKASQIFQEAGVQDLTIEIECVKR, encoded by the coding sequence ATGTCCGGCCGCCACGCGCCGCAACTCCGGCTGGCCGTGCCGCCGCGGCTCTCCGCGCATCCCTCCTTCCGCTTCCCCTCCACGCCGCTCCCCACCCCGTCGAAAGCCCGCGGCCTCCCctactcctcctccgcctcgccgTCCTCCTCCCCCTACGCCGCCGCGCTCCTCCGCCTGCTCGTGCTGCACGCGCTCTTCCTCCTCGCGCCCGCCGTGCGCGCGCTCCCTTCCCTGGCCCACGCGCTCGCGCTCTCCCCGCCCCTCGCGCTGCTCTCGGCCGctgcgctcctcctcctccacttcGCCGCCGCGTCCCGGAAGAATCACCACCAGCCTCACCACCCGTTCCCGGGGATCCCCGCTCTTCTCCGCCCGGCCCTCCTCCTCGCGCTCTCTATCCTCCTCCGGCTCGTGGCCCTCCGCTTCCTCCCCTCCCCGGGCCTCCTCGTCCTCGCGGACTCCGCCGGCTCCCTGCTCGCCCGCGCCCTGCGCCGGCCCTCCCGCCGCCGAGTCCtctccgtcgccgtcgccgccttaTCCCTTGTCTGCATCTCCCCTTCCCCTTCTTTGATCCTCGCGATCCCCTTCGCCTCTGGCTTCCTTTCCTCGGCCGAACAATCGGCCGCGGCGCGGCATGCTACACGCACTCGGCGCGCCCGCGCGGCGGCATTTGCTCTCGCCGCTGCCTTCATCTCCGTGCCGGCGCTTGTGGGTCTCTCCCTTTTCGGAGGCAGCGATGCGGGCGATGCTCCTGACGGAGCAGTGTCTATCGGCCCGCTCTGGTGGCTGCTTCTTAACTCTGCCTTCTTTGGCATGGCTTTGGGGCGACGGCAGGAGCATGGCAGTGGCGGCGGTAGGCCGAGTGTGGATTTTGCAATGACATTCTTGTGCACTCTTGTTCTGGAACTGCTGTACTACCCAAAGCTTTCTTTACCCGGCTTCTTGATCTGTGGGTTCCTCTTGTGGATCGCCAGCAGGGAGCTGGCCCCTGCAGGATATGTGCAGCTTGGAACCGAAGATGTCTCGGAGTCAGTTTTTGAGGCAGTCATGGGGCCAGTTAGGCATATCTTGAGTGAGCGGAAATCGAGGAAGATTGCTGCGTTTCTACTGATCAATACAGCCTACATGTTTGTGGAATTTGGCAGTGGGTTCATGAGTGATAGTCTTGGGCTGATCTCTGATGCTTGTCATATGTTGTTTGATTGTGCTGCGCTGGCAATTGGTCTCTATGCATCCTACATCGCAAGATTGCCTGCAAAtgggatgtacaactttggaagGGGCAGGTTTGAGATTCTGTCAGGGTATGTGAATGCAGTGTTCTTGGTTCTTGTTGGTTCGCTGATTGTGTTGGAGTCGTTTGAGAGGATTCTTGAGCCTCGGGAAATATCAACTAGTAGTCTTTTGGCAGTTTCAATAGGTGGACTTGTTGTAAACATAATTGGATTGGTGTTCTTTCATGAGGAGCACCACCATGCTCATGGTGGTACCTGTTCTCACTCCCATTCACATTCTCATTCACATCATGGCCATGAACATCACCAACACCATGACCATGAAGATCATAAACATCATGATCATGATCATGATCATCACGGTGTTAATAATGTGAAGGGATGTTGTGATCATCATGGAGATGACAGCCATCGCCATGATCACCATGGCAATAGTAACAGTGAGGGCATTCATAACAATATCATGGATAACACCTGCAAGGAGAAGCATAGCCATAGCCATGGCCACGAGCATCATCACCATGAACATTCGGAACATTGCCATGAGAGCAGAGATCACGCTCATCAGAATTGCAACAGTAATAGTATTGAGCAACAGCTTCTTGACATTCCACTTAGCAATATATCTTCTCATGACACAGAAGGTCACTCTTCAAAAGCAGGATTGAGACCATCAGATTCTGGAAACAGAAATAAATCAGGACACCGGCATCACATTGATCACAACATGGAAGGAATCTTCTTGCATGTCCTAGCTGACACAATGGGAAGCGTTGGTGTTGTGATATCAACCTTACTGATCAAGTACAAGGGATGGCTTATAGCCGATCCCATATGCTCAGTATTCATTTCAGTAATGATTGTATCTTCTGTTCTTCCGCTGTTAAGGAATTCTGCTGAAATTCTGCTGCAGAGAGTCCCGAGGAGTCATGAAAAGGATTTGGCTGTAGCATTGGATGATGTTATGAAAATTGATGGTGTCCTTGGAGTCAACAATGTTCATGTATGGAACTTAACTAATACTGACATTGTAGGCACTTTTCATCTACATGTATCAGCAGAAGCTGACAAGTCTTCCATAAGAAGTAAAGCTTCACAGATATTTCAAGAAGCTGGGGTTCAAGATCTGACTATCGAGATTGAGTGTGTTAAAAGGTAG
- the LOC8075626 gene encoding methylcrotonoyl-CoA carboxylase beta chain, mitochondrial isoform X1 yields the protein MLSRLAAARRQQLLLPARGAPAVAFAYRSSSTAAAAVHGAAAPAPASASVLPDTLDRGSDAYQRNAAAVGGLLSDLRARVSQVLRGGGVEAVRRNAARGKLLPRDRIDRLLDPGASFLELSQLAGSDVYGEALPSAGIITGIGPVHGRLCMFVANDPTTKGGTYYPLTVKKHLRAQEIASECKLPCIYLVDSGGANLPRQADVFPDRENFGRIFYNQAKMSSDGIPQIALVLGSCTAGGAYIPAMADESVIVKGNGTIFLAGPPLVKAATGEEISAEDLGGASVHCKVSGVSDHFAQDELHGLELGRNIVKNLHLAAKGTNIQSSACGYQEPLYDVEELRSIAPADLKQSFDIRSVIARIVDGSEFDEFKKLYGTTLVTGFARICGQPVGIIGNNGILFTESALKGSHFIELCAQRHIPLIFLQNITGFMFLGQIKIITYIDLLIMQRDYVHGKVGSKSEASGIAKAGAKMVMAVSCAKVPKITIIVGGSFGAGNYGMCGRAYSPNFLFLWPTARISVMGGIQAAGVLAQIEKNNKKRQGVEWSKDEEEAFKAKVVEAYDREGSPYYSTARLWDDGVIDPADTRRVLSLCLSASAKPVPEDTKYGVFRM from the exons ATGCTCAGCCGACTCGCCGCGGCGCggcggcagcagctgctgctacCCGCGCGCGGCGCCCCGGCCGTCGCGTTCGCGTACCGCTCCTCCTCGACAGCGGCGGCCGCGGTCCACGGGGCCGCGGCGCCCGcgcccgcctccgcctccgtgcTCCCGGACACGCTCGACAGGGGCTCCGACGCCTACCAGCgcaacgccgccgccgtcggcggGCTGCTCTCCGACCTGCGCGCCCGCGTCTCCcag GTGCTGCGCGGTGGAGGCGTCGAGGCGGTGAGGCGGAACGCGGCgcgggggaagctgctcccgcGGGACCGCATCGACCGGCTGCTCGACCCCGGCGCGTCCTTCCTCGAGCTCTCGCAG CTTGCAGGCTCAGATGTTTATGGTGAAGCATTACCATCCGCAGGTATAATAACTGGCATAGGACCTGTTCATGGACGATTATGTATGTTTGTGGCCAATGACCCGACCACTAAGGGTGGCACATACTATCCTCTTACTGTCAAAAAGCATCTGCGGGCACAGGAAATAGCTTCCGAGTGCAAACTGCCTTGCATCTATCTCGTTGACAGCGGAGGTGCTAATCTCCCCAGGCAGGCTGATGTTTTCCCTGACCGTGAAAATTTTGGCCGAATATTCTACAATCAAGCTAAGATGTCTTCAGACGGTATCCCTCAGATTGCATTAGTCTTAGGATCTTGCACTGCTGGTGGGGCTTATATTCCTGCAATGGCGGATGAGAGTGTTATAGTTAAGGGAAATGGAACTATATTTCTAGCGGGTCCGCCACTTGTAAAG GCTGCTACAGGAGAGGAGATATCTGCTGAGGACCTTGGTGGAGCATCAGTACATTGCAAGGTATCAGGAGTCTCAGATCATTTTGCACAAG ATGAACTTCATGGGCTTGAGTTGGGGCGAAACATTGTGAAGAACCTGCACTTAGCTGCTAAAGGAACAAATATTCAAAGTTCTGCTTGTGGTTACCAAGAGCCATTGTACGATGTAGAGGAACTTCGCTCAATTGCACCAGCTGATCTGAAACAGTCCTTTGACATTCGTTCAGTAATAGCCCGTATTGTTGATGGAAGTGAATTTGATGAGTTCAAAAAATTGTATGGAACA ACACTAGTGACTGGTTTTGCAAGGATATGCGGGCAACCAGTTGGAATTATTGGAAACAATGGCATTTTGTTTACTGAGTCAGCGCTAAAGGGCTCCCACTTCATTGAATTGTGTGCTCAGCGGCATATTCCTTTGATTTTCCTTCAAAACATTACTGGGTTCATG TTTTTAGGGCAAATCAAAATTATTACCTACATAGACTTATTGATTATGCAAAGGGACTATGTTCATGGAAAG GTCGGGTCGAAGTCTGAAGCTAGTGGAATTGCCAAAGCTGGAGCAAAGATGGTCATGGCAGTTTCCTGTGCTAAG GTTCCTAAAATTACAATAATTGTTGGTGGAAGTTTTGGTGCTGGGAACTATGGAATGTGCGGGCGTGCATATAGCCcaaactttttatttctttGGCCAACTGCTAGGATATCTGTTATGGGTGGCATCCAG GCAGCTGGTGTCCTCGCTCAAATTGAAAAGAACAACAAAAAGAGACAAGGAGTGGAG TGGAGCAAGGACGAGGAAGAAGCCTTCAAGGCAAAAGTGGTGGAGGCTTACGACAGAGAAGGAAGCCCGTACTATTCCACTGCTAGACTATGGGACGACGGGGTCATCGACCCTGCTGACACCAGGCGGGTTCTCAGCCTCTGCCTCTCTGCTTCCGCCAAGCCGGTTCCGGAAGATACAAAATACGGTGTATTCCGGATGTAA
- the LOC8075626 gene encoding methylcrotonoyl-CoA carboxylase beta chain, mitochondrial isoform X2: MLSRLAAARRQQLLLPARGAPAVAFAYRSSSTAAAAVHGAAAPAPASASVLPDTLDRGSDAYQRNAAAVGGLLSDLRARVSQVLRGGGVEAVRRNAARGKLLPRDRIDRLLDPGASFLELSQLAGSDVYGEALPSAGIITGIGPVHGRLCMFVANDPTTKGGTYYPLTVKKHLRAQEIASECKLPCIYLVDSGGANLPRQADVFPDRENFGRIFYNQAKMSSDGIPQIALVLGSCTAGGAYIPAMADESVIVKGNGTIFLAGPPLVKAATGEEISAEDLGGASVHCKVSGVSDHFAQDELHGLELGRNIVKNLHLAAKGTNIQSSACGYQEPLYDVEELRSIAPADLKQSFDIRSVIARIVDGSEFDEFKKLYGTTLVTGFARICGQPVGIIGNNGILFTESALKGSHFIELCAQRHIPLIFLQNITGFMVGSKSEASGIAKAGAKMVMAVSCAKVPKITIIVGGSFGAGNYGMCGRAYSPNFLFLWPTARISVMGGIQAAGVLAQIEKNNKKRQGVEWSKDEEEAFKAKVVEAYDREGSPYYSTARLWDDGVIDPADTRRVLSLCLSASAKPVPEDTKYGVFRM, translated from the exons ATGCTCAGCCGACTCGCCGCGGCGCggcggcagcagctgctgctacCCGCGCGCGGCGCCCCGGCCGTCGCGTTCGCGTACCGCTCCTCCTCGACAGCGGCGGCCGCGGTCCACGGGGCCGCGGCGCCCGcgcccgcctccgcctccgtgcTCCCGGACACGCTCGACAGGGGCTCCGACGCCTACCAGCgcaacgccgccgccgtcggcggGCTGCTCTCCGACCTGCGCGCCCGCGTCTCCcag GTGCTGCGCGGTGGAGGCGTCGAGGCGGTGAGGCGGAACGCGGCgcgggggaagctgctcccgcGGGACCGCATCGACCGGCTGCTCGACCCCGGCGCGTCCTTCCTCGAGCTCTCGCAG CTTGCAGGCTCAGATGTTTATGGTGAAGCATTACCATCCGCAGGTATAATAACTGGCATAGGACCTGTTCATGGACGATTATGTATGTTTGTGGCCAATGACCCGACCACTAAGGGTGGCACATACTATCCTCTTACTGTCAAAAAGCATCTGCGGGCACAGGAAATAGCTTCCGAGTGCAAACTGCCTTGCATCTATCTCGTTGACAGCGGAGGTGCTAATCTCCCCAGGCAGGCTGATGTTTTCCCTGACCGTGAAAATTTTGGCCGAATATTCTACAATCAAGCTAAGATGTCTTCAGACGGTATCCCTCAGATTGCATTAGTCTTAGGATCTTGCACTGCTGGTGGGGCTTATATTCCTGCAATGGCGGATGAGAGTGTTATAGTTAAGGGAAATGGAACTATATTTCTAGCGGGTCCGCCACTTGTAAAG GCTGCTACAGGAGAGGAGATATCTGCTGAGGACCTTGGTGGAGCATCAGTACATTGCAAGGTATCAGGAGTCTCAGATCATTTTGCACAAG ATGAACTTCATGGGCTTGAGTTGGGGCGAAACATTGTGAAGAACCTGCACTTAGCTGCTAAAGGAACAAATATTCAAAGTTCTGCTTGTGGTTACCAAGAGCCATTGTACGATGTAGAGGAACTTCGCTCAATTGCACCAGCTGATCTGAAACAGTCCTTTGACATTCGTTCAGTAATAGCCCGTATTGTTGATGGAAGTGAATTTGATGAGTTCAAAAAATTGTATGGAACA ACACTAGTGACTGGTTTTGCAAGGATATGCGGGCAACCAGTTGGAATTATTGGAAACAATGGCATTTTGTTTACTGAGTCAGCGCTAAAGGGCTCCCACTTCATTGAATTGTGTGCTCAGCGGCATATTCCTTTGATTTTCCTTCAAAACATTACTGGGTTCATG GTCGGGTCGAAGTCTGAAGCTAGTGGAATTGCCAAAGCTGGAGCAAAGATGGTCATGGCAGTTTCCTGTGCTAAG GTTCCTAAAATTACAATAATTGTTGGTGGAAGTTTTGGTGCTGGGAACTATGGAATGTGCGGGCGTGCATATAGCCcaaactttttatttctttGGCCAACTGCTAGGATATCTGTTATGGGTGGCATCCAG GCAGCTGGTGTCCTCGCTCAAATTGAAAAGAACAACAAAAAGAGACAAGGAGTGGAG TGGAGCAAGGACGAGGAAGAAGCCTTCAAGGCAAAAGTGGTGGAGGCTTACGACAGAGAAGGAAGCCCGTACTATTCCACTGCTAGACTATGGGACGACGGGGTCATCGACCCTGCTGACACCAGGCGGGTTCTCAGCCTCTGCCTCTCTGCTTCCGCCAAGCCGGTTCCGGAAGATACAAAATACGGTGTATTCCGGATGTAA